CGCCGAGCGTTCAGAGCGTATAGGCTTTGTTTTGCAAAACCCAAATCAGATGATTAGCCAAACTATGATTTTTGATGAGGTGGCTCTTGGTTTGCGCTTGCGAGGAATTGAAGAGACTGAGGTTGAAGAGCGTGTTCATGAGGTCCTGAAGACTTGTGGCCTATATAGTTTTCGTAAATGGCCCATTTCTGCGCTTTCCTTTGGTCAGAAAAAGCGCGTGACCATTGCATCTATCTTGGTTTTGAAACCTGAAATCATTATCTTGGATGAGCCAACGGCTGGTCAAGATTACAAGACTTACACAGATATCATGAATTTCTTGGACAGTCTTCAGAAGCAAGGTCATACCATTGTGATGATTACTCATGATATGCAGCTCATGTTGGAATATAGCGATCGTTGTCTCGTTGTGGTTGAGGGGAAAATCATTGCAGACGACAATCCTGTTACAATTCTTAATCAGAAGGATTTACTTGAGTCAGCTAATCTCAAGCAGACATCTCTGTATACTTTGGGTCAGAAATTGTCAAGTAATCCAGTAGAAGTAACCCAGTATTATATCGAAAAAGGAGGCCCTAATGTCTAATCGTTTAATTGGTTATCAGTCAGGTCAAGGTTTCCTCTATGATTTGTCTGGGGCAAGTAAGATGCTTTTCTTTATCTTGGTTTCAGTTGCTTGTATGGCAACCTATGACCCACGTTTTATTCTAGCAGTAGGCTTACTTTCTATTTATCTCTTTAACTTGGCCAAGATTCGTTGGCGAGATATTTCTTTCGTTGTTAAGATTATTGGATCAATTGCTCTCTTTAATTTACTTATGGTCTACCTTTTCGCACCTGGCTATGGTGAAGAAATTTACAGGGCTAAGACAGTTATTATTGAAGGTTGGGGGCGTTTCTATCTAACCAGTCAGGAGCTTTTTTACCTTGCAAATCTATTGCTCAAGTATTTTTCAACGGTCCCTCTTGCCATTCTATTTCTCATGACTACTCATCCGAGTCAGTTTGCGGCTAGCCTGAATCAAATTGGGGTTCCTTATAAATTTGCCTATTCCGTGAGTTTAACCTTGCGTTATATTCCAGATGTTCAAGAAGAATTCTTTACGATTCGTAAGGCTCAGGAGGCTCGTGGTTTGGATTTGTCGCAAAAGGCGGGATTGGTCAAACGTATTCGTGGGAATCTCCAAATTGTTCTTCCTCTAATTTTTTCATCCCTCGAACGAATTGATACCATATCGACAGCCATGGAGTTACGACGATTTGGTCGATACAAAAAACGTACATGGTATGTACACAAATCCTTGACTAAACAAGATTATCTTGTAATCGTATCAGCTACTCTTTTATTGGGAATTAGTCTGGAGTTGATTTATCTTAACCATGGGCGTTTTTACAATCCATGGATTTGAAGTTTTCTTTCAGTGAGTTTTAAATAAACGAAAGAGTTCTGAGATGTCTATAGTATCTTCAGAGCTTTTTTAGTTTTTTATTCCCAATTTTTGAACGGTATTTGTATGAAATTTTCGATAAAGTACTTTATTGTGAAAACGTTTCTGTGATATAATGAAGGGAGTATTGATGTAACTAAAAGAGTCTTGATATTATTAAGGAGGAAATTATGTCTAACCTTTCAGTAAATGCTATCCGTTTTCTAGGGGTAGATGCGATTAACCAATCTAACTCTGGCCACCCTGGTGTGGTAATGGGTGCAGCACCAATGGGTTACACTTTGTTTACTAGACAAATGCATGTCAATCCTGAAGTTCCAAATTGGATTAATCGTGACCGTTTTGTTTTGTCAGCAGGTCATGGTTCAATGCTTCTTTATGCGCTCCTCCATTTGTCAGGATTTAAAGATTTGAGCATTGAAGAGCTTAAACAATTCCGTCAATGGGGTTCTAAGACACCTGGTCACCCAGAATTTGGCCATACAGTTGGTGTAGATGCTACGTCAGGTCCACTTGGGCAAGGTATTGCTATGGCTGTCGGTATGGCACAAGCTGAACGTTTCTTGGCTTCTCGATACAACAAGGAAGGCTTCCCAATCTTTGACCATTATACTTATGTTATTGCGGGGGATGGTTGCTTTATGGAAGGCGTTTCGGCCGAAGCATCATCTTACGCTGGTCTTCAAAAATTGGATAAATTGATTGTCTTGTACGATTCAAATGATATCAATCTTGACGGTGAAACTAAAGATTCATTTACTGAAGATGTACGTGCACGTTATGAAGCTTATGGTTGGAACACTGAATTTGTTCAAGATGGAACAGATATTGAAGCTATCAACGCTGCTATTGAAAGTGCAAAAGCAAGTGGTAAACCATCTTTGATCGAGGTTAAGACTGTCATTGGTCATGGTGCTCCTAATAAACAAGGAACTAACGGTGTTCACGGTGCTCCTCTTGGACCAGATGAAACAGCAGCTGCAAGAGAAAACTTGGGTTGGAACCATGCTCCATTTGAAATTCCAAAAGAAGTTTATGCTGATTTCAAGGAAAATACAGTTGATCGTGGTCGTCAGGCCTATGACACTTGGGTTGCTTTGGTAGATGAGTACAAACAATCTTACCCAGAACTTGGTTCTGAACTTGCACGCATTCTTGAAGGTAAGGATGCAGTTGAATTCCAATCTTCAGACTTCCCAGCTGTTGAAAATGGTTATTCACAAGCAACTCGTAATTCAAGTCAAGATGCTTTGAATGCTATTGCTGATAAAGTGCCAACATTCCTAGGTGGTTCTGCGGATTTGGCTCACTCAAATATGACTTACATTAAATCTGAAGGTCTACAAGATGATGAACATCGTCTTAACCGTAACATTCAATTTGGTGTACGTGAGTTTGCGATGGGAGCAATCTTGAATGGTATGTCTCTCCATGGTGGACTTCGTGTTTACGGTGGTACCTTCTTCGTATTCTCAGACTATGTAAAAGCAGCAGTTCGTTTGTCTGCACTTCAAGGACTTCCAGTTACTTATGTCTTTACTCACGACTCTATTGCAGTTGGTGAAGATGGCCCAACCCATGAACCAATCGAACATCTAGCTGGACTTCGTGCTATTCCAAACCTTAATGTTTATCGTCCAGCAGACGCGCGTGAGACACAAGCTGCATGGTATCAAGCTGTAACTTCTAAATCAACACCTACGGCGCTTGTTTTGACACGTCAAAACTTGACTGTTGAAGAAGGAACAGATTTTGATAAAGTTTCAAGAGGTGCTTACGTTGTTCATGAAACAGCAGCAGATTTTGATACTATTCTCCTTGCTTCTGGTTCAGAAGTAAATCTTGCAGTAGCATCAGCAAAAGCTTTGGAATCAGAAGGCTACAAAGTTCGTGTTGTGAGTGTTCCATCAACAGATGTCTTTGATGCACAGGATCAAGCCTATAAAGAGGAAGTTCTTCCAAATGCAGTTCGTCGTCGTGTAGCAATCGAAATGGCAGCAAGTCTACCATGGTATAAATATGTTGGTTTAGACGGTGCTGTGATTGGAATTGATACATTTGGTGCCTCAGCTCCAGCTGCTAAAATTATTGAAGAATATGGCTTTACAGTAGAAAATATCGTTGAAAAAGTAAAAGGTATGAACTAAGATAGTTTGAATTCTTAGAAACATTAAAAAACATTGGTTATAAGGACCAATGTTTTTTTACGTGTCTAATGGAGAAAGGGCACCTAGGGCTGTTAAGGATGTACTTGAGACACTGGGTG
This region of Streptococcus thermophilus genomic DNA includes:
- a CDS encoding energy-coupling factor transporter transmembrane component T family protein; protein product: MSNRLIGYQSGQGFLYDLSGASKMLFFILVSVACMATYDPRFILAVGLLSIYLFNLAKIRWRDISFVVKIIGSIALFNLLMVYLFAPGYGEEIYRAKTVIIEGWGRFYLTSQELFYLANLLLKYFSTVPLAILFLMTTHPSQFAASLNQIGVPYKFAYSVSLTLRYIPDVQEEFFTIRKAQEARGLDLSQKAGLVKRIRGNLQIVLPLIFSSLERIDTISTAMELRRFGRYKKRTWYVHKSLTKQDYLVIVSATLLLGISLELIYLNHGRFYNPWI
- the tkt gene encoding transketolase, whose translation is MSNLSVNAIRFLGVDAINQSNSGHPGVVMGAAPMGYTLFTRQMHVNPEVPNWINRDRFVLSAGHGSMLLYALLHLSGFKDLSIEELKQFRQWGSKTPGHPEFGHTVGVDATSGPLGQGIAMAVGMAQAERFLASRYNKEGFPIFDHYTYVIAGDGCFMEGVSAEASSYAGLQKLDKLIVLYDSNDINLDGETKDSFTEDVRARYEAYGWNTEFVQDGTDIEAINAAIESAKASGKPSLIEVKTVIGHGAPNKQGTNGVHGAPLGPDETAAARENLGWNHAPFEIPKEVYADFKENTVDRGRQAYDTWVALVDEYKQSYPELGSELARILEGKDAVEFQSSDFPAVENGYSQATRNSSQDALNAIADKVPTFLGGSADLAHSNMTYIKSEGLQDDEHRLNRNIQFGVREFAMGAILNGMSLHGGLRVYGGTFFVFSDYVKAAVRLSALQGLPVTYVFTHDSIAVGEDGPTHEPIEHLAGLRAIPNLNVYRPADARETQAAWYQAVTSKSTPTALVLTRQNLTVEEGTDFDKVSRGAYVVHETAADFDTILLASGSEVNLAVASAKALESEGYKVRVVSVPSTDVFDAQDQAYKEEVLPNAVRRRVAIEMAASLPWYKYVGLDGAVIGIDTFGASAPAAKIIEEYGFTVENIVEKVKGMN